In one Ignavibacteriales bacterium genomic region, the following are encoded:
- a CDS encoding helix-turn-helix domain-containing protein — translation MSVAYKSISKGLKEAIEYSKGNTKAAREFKPIHIDVKKLRERIGMSQPKFAVSFGISLGTLRHWERGDRYPQGPALVLLNLLYKDPNAVLNVLYN, via the coding sequence ATGAGTGTGGCATATAAAAGCATAAGCAAAGGATTGAAAGAAGCAATAGAATATTCCAAAGGAAATACTAAAGCAGCCAGAGAATTTAAACCAATACATATTGATGTGAAAAAGTTGAGAGAAAGAATTGGGATGAGTCAGCCAAAATTTGCAGTATCATTTGGAATAAGTTTAGGAACCTTACGTCATTGGGAAAGAGGCGATAGATATCCACAAGGTCCTGCATTAGTTTTATTAAATTTATTATATAAAGATCCAAATGCAGTGCTAAATGTTTTATATAATTAA
- a CDS encoding type II toxin-antitoxin system RelE/ParE family toxin, translating to MLITIVELPEYIKRAEKILLEEERDELFYYLSSNPKVGALIQGTGGIRKLRWVSKGKGKSGGSRVIYFFYNETIPLFLLTIFTKNEKINLSKAERNELEKLVKELIKNY from the coding sequence ATGCTAATTACAATAGTTGAATTACCGGAATATATTAAGAGAGCAGAAAAAATATTGCTGGAAGAAGAGAGAGATGAATTGTTTTATTATTTATCTTCCAATCCCAAAGTCGGCGCATTAATACAAGGAACCGGAGGAATTAGAAAGTTAAGATGGGTATCAAAAGGTAAAGGCAAAAGCGGTGGTTCCAGAGTAATTTATTTTTTCTATAATGAAACTATTCCCTTATTCTTGTTGACAATATTCACTAAAAATGAAAAGATAAATCTAAGTAAGGCAGAACGAAATGAATTAGAAAAATTGGTAAAAGAATTGATAAAAAATTATTAG